The genome window CAGCACTCCCATTATTCTGATAGGGGCTGGGAGTGGTATCGCTCCTTTCCGCAGCTTCTGGCAACAGCAGTGTCATGATACAAAAAAGACAGGTAATCTATATTAACTTTACTCTTGTTTAATGACCTCAAAAGcatcacaaagaaaaataagttttgatTACTCTTAAAGATTAAGTGTGAAGTTTCTGTGCCACTTCATTAAACAGTATTGGATTTTTCCAGTAACTGCTCATGTTTAATcactttatttgattttaacttattttttaggACTGAAATCGAGTCCTATGACATTGGTATTTGGATGCCGGGATTCAGAAACAGACCATCTTTATAAAGTTGAAACACTGAGGCTGAGACTTGATGGGATTCTCGGCAACATCAATACAGCTTACTCACGCCAACCTGGTAAACAAAAGGTATGTTTCTTTCTTATTATATTTAAACCTATACCAAACTTATATTTAATCCTATACCAATCCTAGGCCTATATATATTTCCTGTGCATCATAATTAAGGAATTGAATTGTCTTTTTTCTACTCCTTAACAACAGATGTACGTGCAGGATATCCTGAGAGAACAGCTAAGTGAAAAGGTCATAGAGGATCTACACACAAACGCAGGTCATATGTACATCTGTGGCGGTATGAACATGGCCCGTGATGTTGCCTGCACTTTGCAGGACATTCTGACAAGCAAGACTGGAATGACCACCACAGAAGCTGGAGAATATTTGGAGAAATTAAAGGTGAGCTTTTAAAATAGAGAAACTAAGTAAATGGTTCATTATCCTTGTACACGTCATGTCACTTGTGTACTAATCATAATGTTTTTGGTGGCAGGTTGAAAAGAGATACCATGAAGACATTTTTGGAGCCTAATGGACATTTCTTCGtccttattttattttgaactaACTGTAAAATACGATTGCCACAGATTAAAGTACTAAGAAATACTTGGTCAAAGTTATATCACATTAGaaaatcatatatttatttatcagtattttttatgttgtttgtttccTTCTCTGCATCAATATGAACACTGTGGTGATTATACAGGTAAAGCAAAAGCTCTGTGTTTTAGGACACTCTGTACAAAGAGAAAAACTGATGGCTTATATTCAATACATTCATCACAGCGCAATATTTATGCGAAACTGTCCTGAGTAATGTTATGAAaatctttgatttgatttttataATCATTTGCTTTAGATTAAGATTTAATTTGTCTTCAATTCTGCTATGCCGATTCTTTCACTTTCTAATGTTTtctatttactttttattacttCACGCCATGCGTGACATACCTTCATGTTTATAAGTAATGTGGATAGATGTACTACtaaataaaaggaaaagaaCATCTTgactttaattcatttatttacaaagaatacaaaaaaataagctGTCTGGATCAAGTGTGCAACACCTTCATGTTCCCTGCGAGTGCAAAAATAAGAAATCAAAAACAGCAAACTCGACATTCAAATGGAAGTGATTACATGGTTAACTAATCAACCTAACAATACAAACGTGGCTTTGTTGATCTGGAAATAGCTTTTCTTTAATTTTAACAATTGTCTGTGATAACATGgaactgaaaaacaaaccagAGTCTTTATTTATGATGGGACTTCTTGGATCCTGCAGCCTCTCTACGGCCTTGTTTCAACCCCTGTGttatacaaaaacaatagcaaaatattaataaaaagtgATGCTTGTACGTACAGTGAGGTTGTGAAACGCAAGAATAACTGTACCAAGTAGTATCCTGTGTGATAGCCACTCATGTACCAGGAAATAAGCATACTGCCCAAAGCCTCATCATCCTCCAGGGTGTCTGAACTCATTGGAGGTGGTGGAGGTGGGATCATCtaagtaaaaatacattttattttctattacaaaatatgcaggtttgtttgatttcttttttaagtttaaaaagtaAACCAATTCTTACTGGGAGACCAGGTGGAAACAAGGGAGGCCATCCAGGATGGAAAGAATCTGGACTTTTTGATCGTCTACCATCCGCCTAGGGAGAACATGGACTTATACATTTATGTCTTACATAAGATTTGAAAACTTGAAATTATTTAACAACTATGACATTCTGAATCATTTCACACTTTTTCCACACAAGTCTTCTTAGTTAATCCAACCACAGATATGATCAGGCATCAAATATATTACACGGAAATATAATTAGGTACACCCACCCACAACTTCCTACGCAAGGTCTAATTCATTGGTACCCAATCTTAAACATCTAATTTTATGGATATAAAAGTGCTACAAATGTTCCGGTGACCTCAACCCATGGATTGCTGTCATTGGCTGTGGCTCCTCGTGTCACCTGACATCACATGATGTCGAGTCAGACTACAGCTCCAGATATTTATCATGTTAGATATTTGACTGGCGTCTGCGTCAGGGAGCCTATGAGTCGTTTACTAGCTCACACATCATGATTTGCGAGTGCTGATCGCACGCTGTTTTGCCCCCGATCACAGCACAACCTGTCGGAGAGCTCAACGACTTGCAAATCGGGATTAAATCATGTAGTGTGAATTTGGCATTACAGTTTTTATATGACCCAACTGCTTTTGCTTATTTAAACTGTGCAATTGACTACACAAAGTAAATTGTATGTAACTTGATTAAGTAGATGAGCTTTATTAATAGGAACTGTTTCAAAAAGgatgaaatgtttgctttcccGATTAtgtcaaaacaacagaattcCATGTTCTCTTTGTCAAGTAACTGTTTGCACGTTGACTCTGAGATTCGCTAAAATATTACTTCAAGAGTATTACTCAAAGCCATATTGGTTCACCTTGTGATGGTGGGGTCCTGGTGGGGGGCCTGGAGGAAAACCAGGAAGGAAAGCCGGAGGCCAAGACTGAGGCCCCATGGGAGACTTTCCTTTAGATTTGTGTTTCTGATGACCCGACCGTTGTGGGGTAAATGATCTTTCACTCTCCTCAGTTGAGGACTCGATGTCTTTGGCCTACAATCGGAAAATGGCATTATTGAATGAACACCACAAACGCTTAAATcgtaaaaaaaattgctatcTAATTGATAATTATAAACTCTGTACATCAAGGTTACGCACATCTGATGATTTTAATGCGTCGTCATCTAAATCTGAAGCTTCTATCAGAAGGTCACTGATCTTCTGTTCCTCCTCATTACCATACTCGGTATAAATAACAACACAGGTGCCATTCTCCTGGTCTACAGAGGAAATCGTAGCAGCATACAAGTTGCCATCCTCAGACCAGTATGCAAAACAGGTGTCCCCAACTTCCCACTGTAtgacaaaatgtacacatttcaCTAAATGTATGTTGACCTGTGATTGAAATGCAATGACTGACACAGTTTGTAACTACCTCTTTGTCGGGCTCTGCGTTACATCTCTTTCTGCTTTTgctctttttgttgtttttccgCTTTTTTGCATGGTTATCTTTCTTCTTTGGAGTCACAGTGTTCTCTCCTTTCAGTGCGCTCTGGTGAGAAAAGAGAGAACAAGGAACAACTTCACGGTTGCTGAAGAAACAAAGGCATACCGTTCCCAGTCACGTGTCTTTGGAGTCATTCTAATTACCTTGAAAGAAGCGACCGCTTTATCATAAGCTTTAATCAATGCCGTGTCATCCCAAATATCAGAATCATCACTCTGGatagagaaaaaaatgtcataagCAACATATCTTCTCCAATTACAGCTGGTTGTAAAAACAAATCCACACAACTTGAGGTAAATTGGAAACAACGTTAACGTTACTGGATAAACAAACCGTAGAAACAAAAGCAACACTTAGCAACTTAGCAAACAGAAtgagctaaaaataaaaacagcgcTAGCGAAACCCCAAACCTAACCTTGTGGATATATTAATTTGTCCTGATACTCACGTGACCCGTTCCGCGACAAAATATGACATCTTGTCCATTTGCCATGAGAAATCCGCCTATAAAGCCAGAAAACAAATACTCGTGAGGTACAACGTGCGCAACTAATGTACGCCGGACGCTGATGACGCACGTATCCCGCGACAAACCTGTTGCTTAGCAACTCGGAACACCTCGGCGTAAAAGCGGTCGTCTGCacattttggttttaaaattcACAATGCTTGATGCGGCATTACGTTCATATGATGCTCAAGTTGTCTTGGCTACATCGAGTGATGAGAATTATCCTGCGGAGAATATAATTGACGGGTCTGTATGTTGCTGAAAAGATGTATGAAGAGCTAGAAAGCTAATTCAGCTAATGTTAGTAAAGCTGAATTGGCTAAATCACATCGTATTTACTGACAGTTGTATAACTTTTATAGGAAAACGGAGACGTTCTGGATTTCAACTGGCTTGTTTCCTCAAGAGTTCATCATTCGCTTCTCGGATAACATGAAAATACTCACTATTTCCATTCACAGCTACAACAGTAAGCACAGACATCTTTATGGAATGTCGtgtcttcattttgttgtgATACAGCATTGATATTTTCTTTTCAGTTAAAAGGTTGAGAATAGAAATGAGCACATCAGAGGATGCTGATAAATTTGAAACACTTGCAGAGACAGGTGAGTCCAGAAGGGTTTGTggtatttttaaatgttcttgtaTCTTTGGAGTCTGATGTACATGAATGCTCTGTATTTCAGAGTTTGAACACATTGAGAGCGGTCTACAAACTAATGATATTTCTGTAAGTTCAATTTTAACAAGATTTTAACAGTTTCAGGTTAAAACTCTTCAAGGATCTTGACAAATGTTTCTCTTTCCTACAGGTTAAAGTACCAAATGCAACACACTTGCGGTTTATTATATTATCAGGATATGACCATTTTGTCTCCGTACATAAAGTTAGTATACAATCATGAGATCGCCTTCGGTGTTATTAATTTACTAGTATATGGAGTAACTTATGTCATTGGCTTTACAGTCAAGTGAATCACAAGAGTTACTGATATCATCAAAGTTTATGAATGTCTATTTTTCTAAACCAGTCAACCTTTCCATAATTCACTTAATGTGCAAGTCTCCTCTTtgcttttgtaaacaaatgATTTAATGCTAAAAGTTAAGTTTGTTTCTATATTCTGTTTGGTTCAACATTTGTTTATCTTCCTTAGATATTTAAACAGTATGTTGGCAATAGCATTTATGATTTcacattataacattttaaataaattatgaacGTAGTTTAACCACATTTGTAGAAGATGGGAAATTTGACAACTGTGGCGAGTTGGTtgtcttatttaaactttttttattggtGTTCTTTTTATTGTTGATAAAGACTGTAAACTACAAACACTTTATGTATAACTACACACTTTCACAACGCAGAACACTTCAAATCTGCACATTTTTACAGCATGAAACACAACTCTGTTTTACTGGTTTTTACAAGTTTTACTGTATTgtcacacattaaaaaacattctaTAAAGTTAGTATGTATTGCCcacaagacaaaaggaattctacacatttaattcacatttacattctgAAGACACCAAAGCGGGTTTTCTGTGTAGGGGCGTTAAGAGCAGAACTCAGACTCAAGCCCAGGACAAGGCGAGTGTCGGCAGGGTCAATGATCCCATCGTCCCACAATCTTGGTAGAAAACAGAAAGTAAGACATGACAAAGAAAGTAGTACGAAAATCTTTTTGAGGCAGGAAGAACACACGGTACTAGTTACCTGGCACTGGAGTAATATGGACTTCCTTCTTCCTCAAAGCGTTTAATTATGGGCTCTTTCATTGCAGCCTCCTGCTCTGCagtaaactaaaaataataaccaacaataaatattcaataaaattcctttttaaattctgaaaaatgttAATTGACAGCAAATCTCAACTTTACTTCACATTAAGTTTTTAATTACTTACCTCCTTTCCTTCTCTTGCTTTTTGATCCTTGGTTATGGTGGCAAGCACAGTGGCTGCCTGCTCTCCTCCCATCACAGAGATTCGTGAGTTAGGCCACATGTACAGGAATCTAGGGCTGTGAAACATACAATACTTTATTGGGTAGCTTATGCGCAGTTAAACTCAATCGCTATATTAGTGAGATTAAGTCTTTGTGCAACGAAGTGTATAATAAAATCTACCTATATGCTCTGCCACACATGCCGTAGTTCCCTGCACCATATGATCCTCCAATGATTACAGTAATCTTAGGCACATTGGCACAGGCCACAGCGGTCACCATTTTAGCTCCATCTTTAGCAATACCTCCAGCCTCATACTCCCTGCCAACCATGAAGCCTAATAATAAGAGATGGACAGGGTACATCTTGAAATGAATACAGAGGGTATGAAACGCATGCTTTTGTGTAGAGCTATATCACATAAAGGCTACATGCTGACCTGTAATGTTTTGCAGGAAAAGGAGTGGAATGTTTCTCTGACAGCAAAGCTCAATGAAATGAGTTccctgaaaaaatattttatttataggaCAGAATCTTTACTTTTAGTGAATCATAACTGCATCAGAATACTAGATCCTCACCTTCTTTGCTGATTCTGAGAACAGAACACCGTTATTGCCAATAATTCCAACAGGGTACCCAAATATGCGAGCAAAACCTAGAaaccaaataaacaaatgcaggAAATGGTGAGATTCAAGATTTGAatgaaattgcatttaaaaaaaaccttgtaATTGACAGAATTTACCTGTGACAAGCGTGTCTCCATATAATGCCTTGAACTCATCAAATGTACTGCCATCAACAATACGTGCGATAACCTGAAATGAAGAGTCCATCAGGTTTCTTCAGAACTACATTGGACTAAAATAAGACTGCTGTAAATACAGTTTATGTCCACTGAAACAATTTAAAAGGAGGACTATATTCAGGTGATCAAAATCAGAACAATACCTCTCGAATGTCAAAGTTGCGTTTAAGGTTGTCGCCCACAATACCATACAGTTCATCAGCAGGATACAGTGGTGCCACTGGAGCTTCTACAGTAACCTAAGAAGCAgacagcaaataaaataatttgaagaatCTGAAAATCTAACAAGCGAGTCAGTTCAAGACATGCAAAATTATGTGAGAGAAGAGAGCGGTTGTTTCCTCACATCAAGCGTTTTCTTGTAGTTCAGACTTCGAACCGCTTTCCGTGCTAGATGAAGGGCATGGTTGTCATCCAAGGCATAATGATCAGTTACCCCTGATTTTCTGAGAAGAGACGaattgtgaaaatgttaaaaaaactaacaaactgGAGCTTATGTGACAACAGTTAGTTAGCTTACGTTTCTCTAACCTGCAGTGAAGGTCTGCACCACCTAGGTCTTCAGCAGACACCTCTTCACCTGTAGCAGCTTTCACCTATTAAACACATAGAAGATTTCAACAACTACCAGAGAGGGAACAGCtaaggaaaacaaaaacatttaaataccaGCAAATG of Triplophysa dalaica isolate WHDGS20190420 chromosome 4, ASM1584641v1, whole genome shotgun sequence contains these proteins:
- the smn1 gene encoding survival motor neuron protein 1 codes for the protein MANGQDVIFCRGTGHSDDSDIWDDTALIKAYDKAVASFKSALKGENTVTPKKKDNHAKKRKNNKKSKSRKRCNAEPDKEWEVGDTCFAYWSEDGNLYAATISSVDQENGTCVVIYTEYGNEEEQKISDLLIEASDLDDDALKSSDAKDIESSTEESERSFTPQRSGHQKHKSKGKSPMGPQSWPPAFLPGFPPGPPPGPHHHKADGRRSKSPDSFHPGWPPLFPPGLPMIPPPPPPMSSDTLEDDEALGSMLISWYMSGYHTGYYLGLKQGRREAAGSKKSHHK
- the mccc2 gene encoding methylcrotonoyl-CoA carboxylase beta chain, mitochondrial, which produces MILQYVRPVVSLIRNRGVNAAVSRLYHADKVATVGSQADVHSPVFQENYERMQALVEELKDRAKKIKLGGGEKARTLHTSRGKLLPRERIDRLLDPGSPFLEFSQFAGYHLYGKEEVPAGGIITGIGRVSGVECVIVANDATVKGGTYYPITVKKHLRAQEIAKQNHLPCIYLVDSGGANLPRQADVFPDRDHFGRIFFNQARLSSEGIAQIAVVMGSCTAGGAYVPAMADESIIVRKQGTIFLGGPPLVKAATGEEVSAEDLGGADLHCRKSGVTDHYALDDNHALHLARKAVRSLNYKKTLDVTVEAPVAPLYPADELYGIVGDNLKRNFDIREVIARIVDGSTFDEFKALYGDTLVTGFARIFGYPVGIIGNNGVLFSESAKKGTHFIELCCQRNIPLLFLQNITGFMVGREYEAGGIAKDGAKMVTAVACANVPKITVIIGGSYGAGNYGMCGRAYSPRFLYMWPNSRISVMGGEQAATVLATITKDQKAREGKEFTAEQEAAMKEPIIKRFEEEGSPYYSSARLWDDGIIDPADTRLVLGLSLSSALNAPTQKTRFGVFRM
- the hspb11 gene encoding intraflagellar transport protein 25 homolog, whose protein sequence is MLDAALRSYDAQVVLATSSDENYPAENIIDGKTETFWISTGLFPQEFIIRFSDNMKILTISIHSYNIKRLRIEMSTSEDADKFETLAETEFEHIESGLQTNDISVKVPNATHLRFIILSGYDHFVSVHKVSIQS